One genomic segment of Methylocystis sp. SC2 includes these proteins:
- a CDS encoding SRPBCC family protein → MTDLATPNAYGALTEPATLTIERLLPGPIERVWAYLTESELRRKWLAAGPMEMKVGAPFEFVWRNDELTDPPGQRPPDFGDEHRMQSRITEVDPPRKLAFAWQGSGDVSFELEPRGDHVLLTVIHRRLPDRATLLKVGAGWHMHLDILVARATGRKPAPFWEGWSQLQKEYDRRMPA, encoded by the coding sequence ATGACCGATCTTGCAACGCCAAATGCTTATGGCGCGCTCACCGAACCCGCCACCTTGACGATCGAGCGCCTTCTCCCCGGCCCCATAGAGCGCGTATGGGCCTATCTCACGGAGAGCGAACTGCGCCGCAAATGGCTGGCGGCGGGGCCGATGGAGATGAAGGTCGGCGCGCCCTTCGAGTTCGTCTGGCGCAACGACGAACTGACTGATCCGCCTGGTCAGCGGCCGCCCGACTTTGGCGACGAGCACCGGATGCAAAGCCGCATCACCGAGGTCGATCCGCCCCGCAAGCTTGCCTTCGCATGGCAAGGCAGCGGCGACGTTTCCTTCGAGCTCGAGCCAAGGGGCGATCACGTGTTGCTGACCGTGATCCATCGACGTCTGCCCGACCGCGCAACCCTGTTGAAGGTCGGCGCCGGCTGGCACATGCACCTCGACATCCTGGTCGCCCGAGCGACAGGCAGGAAGCCTGCGCCATTCTGGGAAGGCTGGAGCCAACTGCAGAAGGAATACGACAGGCGGATGCCCGCCTGA
- a CDS encoding N-anchored protein encodes MRLNIPDRYLDLLPWLFATLLVAGIVHIVSVLLMPTVAPNDALARLATYVKSAAPAEGLVMLPQMAPGAETLPFEDPAFAEAVCVYDLAKGPLRVKTSVDGEDFLGLSFHANAGRIYHSMTDRSAIKGKIDIVVGDARQIDALTSADEGDAPPPQEVRLTAPAKRGFILIRSLAKRASDQERARGRLSAISCQRFDLPQG; translated from the coding sequence ATGCGCCTGAATATTCCCGATCGCTATCTCGACCTCTTGCCGTGGCTGTTCGCGACGCTGCTCGTCGCGGGAATCGTGCATATCGTTTCGGTGCTGCTGATGCCCACCGTGGCCCCGAACGACGCGCTCGCGCGACTGGCGACCTATGTGAAGAGCGCCGCGCCGGCGGAAGGCCTGGTGATGCTGCCGCAGATGGCGCCCGGCGCCGAGACGCTGCCCTTCGAGGATCCGGCCTTCGCCGAGGCGGTCTGCGTCTATGATCTCGCCAAGGGTCCGCTGCGGGTCAAGACGAGCGTCGACGGCGAGGATTTTCTCGGGCTCTCATTTCACGCCAACGCCGGCCGCATCTATCATTCGATGACCGACCGTTCGGCGATCAAAGGCAAGATCGACATCGTCGTCGGCGACGCGCGCCAGATCGACGCGCTGACGAGCGCCGATGAGGGCGACGCCCCGCCGCCGCAGGAAGTGCGGCTCACGGCGCCGGCGAAGCGCGGCTTCATTCTGATCCGCTCCCTAGCCAAGCGCGCCTCCGATCAGGAGCGGGCGCGAGGCCGCCTGAGCGCGATCAGCTGCCAGCGATTCGATCTGCCGCAGGGGTGA
- a CDS encoding DUF1214 domain-containing protein: protein MDLKPYANYLRAASAMIAGVGIGLFATVLSLNAGYGFNSLRAGPWTAWPHIGGADIDPYARAVISRSGEAPLGRDQGLAFIARADSNGAPLSAECDYRIIDPLPAARFWTIALASPDGRLLGNPTERYGYSSVDVLRKEGGAFEIDVAREARPGNWLSPGGAKDFVVMLRLYDTPLDIESAPDPNGFPKIVKLGCA, encoded by the coding sequence TTGGACCTCAAGCCTTACGCAAATTATCTGCGCGCCGCCTCGGCGATGATCGCCGGCGTCGGCATCGGCCTGTTTGCGACCGTCCTGTCGCTCAACGCCGGCTATGGCTTCAATTCCCTGCGCGCCGGGCCATGGACCGCCTGGCCGCATATCGGCGGCGCCGACATCGACCCTTATGCGCGGGCGGTCATTTCGCGTTCCGGAGAAGCGCCGCTCGGCCGCGATCAGGGACTGGCCTTCATCGCCCGCGCCGACTCCAATGGTGCGCCGCTCAGCGCCGAATGCGACTATCGCATCATCGATCCCTTGCCCGCCGCGCGCTTCTGGACGATCGCGCTGGCGAGCCCCGACGGCCGGCTGCTCGGCAATCCCACCGAGCGCTATGGCTATTCCTCGGTCGACGTTCTGCGCAAGGAGGGCGGCGCCTTTGAGATCGACGTCGCCCGCGAGGCGCGGCCCGGCAATTGGCTGTCGCCGGGCGGCGCGAAGGACTTCGTCGTCATGCTGCGGCTCTATGATACGCCGCTCGACATTGAGTCGGCTCCAGATCCAAATGGCTTTCCAAAAATCGTGAAGCTCGGATGCGCCTGA
- a CDS encoding transglycosylase domain-containing protein yields the protein MLERFQASAFAKRLRRILLAVDALIDSAMFQSGRRARELYEDFSTFMERFHVSGLARVGVELSCEALTLGLGAGIVAMALASSAFQMTSDENWLKQTDLAVTFLDRYGAEVGQRGIKHDDAVPLEQYPDHLIKAVLATEDRRFYEHFGIDVIGTLRALTVNARSSGVVQGGSSISQQLAKNLFLSNERTITRKINEAFLALWLEHHLTKREILKLYLDRVYMGGGAFGIQAAAEFYFGKSVKDVTLAEAAMLAGLFKAPTKYAPHVNLPAARARANDVLNNLVDAGFMTDSQIIAAQRSPATPIDRARETSPDWYLDYAYGEIRKLAQDGKLGDNRVLSVRTTLDSNVQKRAEDVIETNLREQGRSFHVKQSAAVVMEPDGAVRAIVGGRDYGASQFNRATDAARQPGSSFKPYVYLTALMTGRFKPTTIVTDRPTCIGNYCVHNYSGGYAGSMPLAMALAKSLNTVAIQLSQAIGKGDSRIGRAKIIETCRRLGITTPLEDTPSLPVGQSDVIPLEHSAAYGAFVNGGKKVTPYAAVEIRNRQGDLLYRHDRDAPPQTQAVPLDKVVELAGMMKKVVEEGTGKRAQLGEGIDVIGKTGTTNGYKDAWFCGYSGTMGGCVWYGNDDNAPMNNMTGGTLPAGTWHDIMAYAHQGAILKPIVGLRPDPKGATAAVNANVVKPLELGAPQRPATLSRGAMQALESLQMKIKAVGGDKQSGLEAPDPAASDVDRREAQRASGAAVGVIR from the coding sequence GTGTTGGAGCGTTTCCAGGCTTCTGCTTTCGCCAAGCGCTTGCGGCGCATCCTGCTCGCGGTCGATGCGCTGATCGATTCCGCCATGTTCCAGAGCGGGCGGCGCGCCCGCGAGCTCTATGAGGATTTTTCGACCTTCATGGAGCGGTTCCATGTCTCGGGCCTTGCCCGGGTCGGCGTGGAGCTCTCCTGCGAAGCGCTGACGCTCGGCCTCGGCGCGGGCATCGTCGCCATGGCGCTCGCTTCCTCGGCCTTCCAGATGACCAGCGACGAGAATTGGCTCAAGCAGACCGATCTCGCCGTCACCTTCCTCGATCGCTACGGCGCGGAAGTCGGCCAGCGCGGCATCAAGCATGACGACGCCGTGCCGCTCGAGCAATATCCCGATCATCTTATCAAGGCGGTGCTGGCGACGGAAGACCGCCGCTTCTACGAGCATTTCGGCATCGACGTGATCGGCACGCTGCGGGCGCTCACGGTCAATGCGCGCTCATCGGGCGTGGTGCAGGGCGGCTCCTCCATCAGCCAGCAGCTCGCCAAGAATCTTTTCCTTTCAAATGAGCGCACCATCACCCGCAAGATCAACGAGGCCTTTCTGGCGCTGTGGCTCGAGCATCATCTGACCAAGCGCGAAATCCTCAAGCTCTATCTCGATCGCGTCTATATGGGCGGCGGCGCCTTCGGCATTCAGGCGGCGGCCGAGTTCTATTTCGGCAAGTCGGTCAAGGACGTCACGCTCGCCGAGGCGGCGATGCTCGCCGGCCTCTTCAAGGCGCCGACGAAATATGCGCCGCACGTCAATCTGCCGGCGGCGCGCGCGCGGGCCAACGACGTCTTGAACAATCTCGTCGACGCGGGCTTCATGACCGATAGCCAGATCATCGCGGCGCAGCGCAGTCCGGCGACGCCGATCGACCGCGCCCGCGAGACGAGCCCCGACTGGTATCTTGATTACGCCTATGGCGAAATCCGCAAATTGGCGCAGGACGGCAAGCTTGGCGACAATCGCGTGCTCAGCGTGCGCACCACGCTCGATTCCAACGTCCAGAAGCGCGCCGAAGACGTCATCGAAACCAATCTGCGCGAGCAGGGCCGCAGCTTCCATGTCAAGCAGAGCGCCGCGGTCGTCATGGAGCCGGACGGCGCCGTGCGCGCCATCGTCGGCGGCAGGGATTATGGCGCAAGCCAGTTCAACCGCGCGACCGACGCCGCGCGCCAGCCGGGCTCCTCCTTCAAGCCCTATGTCTATCTCACCGCGCTGATGACCGGCCGTTTCAAGCCGACGACCATCGTCACCGACCGGCCGACCTGCATCGGCAATTATTGCGTCCATAATTACAGCGGCGGCTATGCCGGCTCCATGCCGCTCGCCATGGCGCTGGCGAAATCCTTGAACACCGTCGCCATCCAACTGTCGCAGGCGATCGGCAAGGGCGATTCGCGCATCGGCCGCGCCAAGATCATCGAAACCTGCCGGCGGCTCGGCATCACCACGCCGCTCGAAGACACGCCTTCGCTTCCCGTCGGACAGAGCGACGTCATTCCGCTCGAACATTCCGCCGCCTATGGCGCCTTCGTCAACGGCGGCAAAAAGGTCACGCCTTACGCCGCCGTCGAAATCCGCAACCGCCAAGGCGATCTGCTCTATCGCCACGACCGCGACGCGCCGCCGCAAACGCAGGCGGTGCCGCTCGACAAGGTCGTCGAACTCGCCGGCATGATGAAGAAGGTCGTCGAGGAAGGCACCGGCAAACGCGCGCAGCTCGGCGAGGGCATCGACGTGATCGGCAAGACCGGCACCACCAATGGCTATAAGGACGCCTGGTTCTGCGGCTATTCCGGAACGATGGGCGGCTGCGTCTGGTACGGCAATGACGACAACGCCCCGATGAACAACATGACCGGCGGCACGCTGCCGGCGGGCACCTGGCACGACATCATGGCCTACGCGCATCAGGGCGCGATCCTCAAGCCGATCGTCGGCTTGCGGCCCGATCCCAAGGGCGCGACCGCCGCCGTCAACGCCAATGTCGTCAAGCCGCTCGAACTTGGCGCGCCGCAGCGTCCCGCGACTCTGTCCAGGGGCGCGATGCAGGCGCTGGAATCGCTTCAAATGAAGATCAAGGCTGTCGGCGGCGACAAGCAGAGCGGGCTCGAAGCGCCCGACCCCGCCGCATCCGACGTCGATCGGCGCGAGGCGCAGCGCGCGAGCGGCGCCGCCGTCGGCGTCATCCGTTAG
- a CDS encoding YcgN family cysteine cluster protein, with the protein MALKKGKNAPDHAVGGGKPKNPNHETGSRSVERAEKPGSSLPRRALPGEAARTEAPFWEQPLSDLTRAEWEQLCDGCGRCCLVKLEDEDTGAIYHTSVACKLLDQQSCRCGDYPRRRRYVPDCVRLTLEKLADIPWLPPTCAYVLRFRGKPLPPWHPLISGDPESVSRAGVSARGRIEASEDEVEIDDLPDFIRLWPKRWPKKARW; encoded by the coding sequence ATGGCGTTAAAAAAAGGCAAAAATGCCCCAGATCACGCTGTAGGCGGTGGGAAACCTAAAAATCCGAATCATGAGACCGGGTCCAGAAGCGTCGAGCGCGCCGAAAAACCGGGGTCGAGTCTTCCGCGGCGCGCCCTCCCGGGCGAGGCCGCGCGGACCGAGGCGCCATTCTGGGAACAGCCGCTGTCGGACCTCACCCGCGCCGAATGGGAACAGCTGTGCGACGGCTGCGGCCGCTGCTGTCTGGTGAAGCTCGAGGACGAGGACACCGGCGCGATCTATCACACGAGCGTCGCCTGCAAACTGCTGGACCAGCAGAGCTGCCGCTGCGGCGACTATCCGCGGCGACGGCGCTACGTGCCGGACTGCGTGCGGCTCACGCTCGAGAAGCTTGCAGATATTCCCTGGCTGCCGCCGACCTGCGCCTATGTGCTGCGCTTTCGGGGCAAGCCGCTGCCGCCCTGGCATCCGCTGATCTCCGGCGATCCGGAAAGCGTCTCTCGCGCCGGCGTCTCGGCGCGGGGCCGGATCGAGGCCAGCGAGGATGAGGTCGAGATCGACGATCTGCCGGATTTTATCCGGCTGTGGCCGAAGCGCTGGCCGAAGAAGGCGCGGTGGTGA
- a CDS encoding IS110 family transposase produces MKKFIRIGIDLGKRYFQVHALVSEDGRAVTRKLRRDGFLAFFAEAGPCLIGMEACGSAHYWGRELRAMGHDVRLIPPIYVKPYVKRGKNDAVDAAAVCEAVSRPDMRFVPIKSAENQASLMLHKTRELLVKQRTMSVNALRGHLAEFGVVAAKGVGHAGELLEKAKNDATLPEIAKATVKIFVQQLEAISAAIVALDKEIANVHAQSEISKLLAGVPGVGKIVATAIVASVPDPSVFKSARDFAAWLGLTPRQNSSGGKEKLGAITKQGNRYLRKLLTLGATSLLRVAGKRNGVLRDWLVALLARKPARLVSLALANKLARIIWAMMTTGEAFRTQIMARAGKPSMA; encoded by the coding sequence ATGAAGAAGTTTATCAGAATCGGGATTGATTTGGGCAAGCGGTATTTTCAAGTTCACGCGCTGGTGAGCGAGGATGGGCGGGCCGTCACGCGCAAGCTGCGGCGGGATGGTTTTCTTGCTTTTTTCGCCGAGGCGGGGCCCTGCCTGATCGGCATGGAAGCCTGCGGCTCGGCGCATTATTGGGGACGCGAACTGCGCGCCATGGGCCATGACGTGCGCCTGATCCCGCCGATTTACGTCAAGCCCTATGTCAAGCGCGGCAAGAACGACGCGGTCGACGCCGCGGCGGTGTGCGAGGCCGTGTCGCGGCCAGACATGCGCTTCGTGCCGATCAAAAGCGCCGAGAACCAGGCGAGCTTGATGCTGCACAAGACGCGCGAGCTTCTGGTCAAGCAGCGCACCATGAGCGTCAATGCGCTGCGCGGACATCTCGCGGAGTTTGGCGTCGTCGCCGCCAAGGGCGTCGGCCATGCGGGCGAACTGCTGGAAAAAGCCAAGAATGACGCGACGCTTCCAGAAATCGCCAAGGCGACCGTAAAGATTTTCGTCCAGCAGCTGGAGGCGATCAGCGCCGCGATCGTCGCGCTCGATAAAGAGATCGCCAACGTCCATGCGCAAAGCGAGATCAGCAAATTGCTCGCCGGCGTCCCCGGCGTCGGCAAGATCGTCGCCACGGCGATCGTCGCCAGCGTCCCGGACCCCAGCGTCTTCAAATCCGCGCGCGACTTTGCCGCCTGGCTCGGCCTCACGCCCAGGCAAAACTCCAGCGGCGGCAAGGAAAAGCTCGGCGCCATCACCAAGCAGGGCAACCGCTATCTGCGCAAGCTGCTGACGCTCGGCGCGACCTCGCTGTTGCGCGTGGCCGGCAAACGCAACGGCGTTCTGCGCGATTGGCTCGTCGCCCTCCTGGCCAGGAAGCCGGCGCGGCTCGTGAGCCTCGCGCTCGCCAACAAGCTGGCGCGGATCATCTGGGCCATGATGACGACCGGCGAGGCCTTCCGAACCCAGATCATGGCGCGCGCAGGGAAGCCCTCGATGGCGTAA
- a CDS encoding GIY-YIG nuclease family protein codes for MERRYFVYMLASARNSTLYVGVTNDLARRIYEHKAKQARGFTSRYNVHMLVWYETYGDVSEAIAREKQLKKWERRWKLELIETINPAWKDLYFDLNN; via the coding sequence ATGGAGCGACGTTACTTTGTCTACATGCTCGCGAGTGCGCGAAACAGCACGCTCTATGTCGGCGTGACCAATGATTTGGCACGGCGCATTTATGAGCACAAGGCCAAACAGGCCCGAGGTTTCACATCGCGATATAATGTTCACATGCTCGTTTGGTATGAAACCTACGGCGACGTGAGCGAAGCCATCGCGCGAGAAAAGCAGTTGAAGAAGTGGGAGCGGCGTTGGAAGCTTGAATTGATCGAGACGATCAATCCCGCTTGGAAAGACCTCTATTTCGACCTCAACAACTGA
- a CDS encoding DNA-packaging protein: MNDCAARGRLNETLEGLSARELARLLDDWEFVARRDQWPPPLAASGAPWRTWLILGGRGAGKTRAGAEWVKALALGRAQFSLAPLGRIALVGETAADVREVMVEGVSGLLAVHGRRERPRWETTRRRLVWESGAVAQAFSAEDPESLRGPQFHAAWCDELAKWRYARETWDMLQFGLRLGDWPRQLVTTTPRPLPLLKELIANPTSVVTRALTRENAANLAPSFLESVVAQYAGTRLGRQELDGEILDERKDALWTRDMLERARVHEAPPLKRIVVAVDPPASSGKRADNCGLVAAGIEEAGMLYVLADATLSAARPAQWARAAIALYHKLSADALVAEVNQGGEMVRAVLNEADPSAPVTMARATRGKYLRAAPVAQLYEQGRVKHVGAFPALEDEMCDFAADGLSSGRSPDRLDALVWAITALALTPKAPEPRMRRV, from the coding sequence TTGAACGATTGCGCGGCGCGGGGCCGGCTGAATGAGACGCTCGAAGGTCTGAGCGCAAGAGAGCTGGCGCGGCTGCTCGACGATTGGGAATTCGTCGCGCGGCGCGATCAATGGCCGCCGCCCCTCGCCGCGAGCGGCGCGCCCTGGCGCACATGGCTGATCCTCGGCGGACGCGGCGCCGGCAAGACGCGCGCCGGCGCCGAATGGGTGAAGGCGCTGGCGCTCGGCCGCGCGCAATTTTCGCTGGCGCCGCTCGGCCGCATCGCGCTCGTCGGCGAGACGGCCGCCGATGTGCGCGAAGTGATGGTCGAAGGCGTCTCCGGCCTCCTCGCGGTGCATGGGCGGCGCGAACGGCCGCGCTGGGAGACGACGCGCCGGCGGCTCGTCTGGGAGTCCGGCGCCGTCGCGCAGGCCTTTTCCGCGGAAGATCCGGAAAGCCTGCGCGGCCCGCAGTTTCACGCCGCCTGGTGCGATGAACTCGCGAAATGGCGTTATGCCAGGGAGACATGGGACATGCTGCAATTCGGCCTGCGTCTCGGCGACTGGCCGCGTCAGCTCGTGACGACGACGCCGCGGCCGCTGCCGCTCTTGAAAGAGCTGATCGCCAATCCGACGAGCGTCGTGACGCGCGCCTTGACGCGCGAGAACGCCGCCAATCTTGCGCCGTCATTTCTCGAAAGCGTCGTCGCGCAATATGCCGGCACGCGATTGGGCCGCCAGGAGCTCGACGGCGAAATACTCGACGAGCGCAAGGATGCGCTGTGGACTCGCGACATGCTGGAGCGCGCCCGTGTGCATGAGGCGCCCCCCTTGAAGCGCATCGTCGTCGCGGTCGACCCGCCGGCGAGTTCGGGAAAACGCGCCGACAATTGCGGCCTCGTCGCCGCGGGGATCGAAGAAGCAGGCATGCTTTACGTTCTCGCCGACGCGACTCTATCCGCGGCGCGTCCGGCGCAATGGGCGCGCGCGGCGATCGCGCTCTATCACAAGCTCTCGGCCGACGCGCTTGTCGCCGAAGTCAATCAGGGCGGCGAGATGGTGCGCGCCGTGCTGAACGAAGCCGACCCATCGGCGCCCGTGACCATGGCGCGCGCGACGCGCGGCAAATATTTGCGCGCCGCGCCGGTCGCGCAGCTCTATGAACAGGGCCGCGTCAAACATGTCGGCGCCTTTCCGGCGCTCGAAGACGAGATGTGCGATTTCGCCGCCGACGGACTTTCGTCCGGGCGAAGTCCCGACCGGCTCGACGCGCTGGTCTGGGCGATTACCGCGCTCGCCTTGACGCCAAAGGCGCCGGAGCCCCGCATGCGGCGGGTCTAA
- a CDS encoding HK97 family phage prohead protease: MAALRRTGAREVKRAELPLLQANDAGAFSGYASLFGVVDSGGDMVLAGAFARSLIKRGAPGVKMLWQHNAAEPIGVWTSIVEDARGLKVEGRLDLSVARAREALSLMRKGAIDGLSIGFRTLRATTEKSSGVRRLHEIDLWEISVVTFPMLSQARIGAVKQSRNAAPSVEALGAKLARLRARRAALEFARALRRLSEHS; the protein is encoded by the coding sequence ATGGCGGCGCTTCGAAGAACTGGCGCTCGGGAAGTAAAGCGGGCCGAACTGCCGCTGCTGCAAGCAAATGACGCTGGAGCATTCTCGGGCTACGCCAGCCTCTTTGGCGTCGTCGACTCGGGCGGCGACATGGTGTTGGCCGGCGCCTTTGCGCGTTCGCTGATCAAGCGCGGCGCGCCAGGCGTGAAAATGCTTTGGCAGCATAACGCCGCCGAGCCGATCGGCGTTTGGACCTCGATCGTCGAAGACGCGCGAGGGCTGAAAGTCGAAGGCCGGCTCGATCTCTCCGTGGCGCGGGCGCGCGAGGCGCTGTCGCTGATGCGCAAGGGCGCGATCGACGGCCTCTCCATCGGCTTTCGCACACTGCGCGCGACGACCGAAAAATCGAGCGGCGTGCGCCGGCTTCATGAGATCGACCTTTGGGAGATCTCCGTCGTCACTTTTCCAATGCTGTCGCAGGCGCGCATCGGCGCGGTGAAGCAAAGTCGCAACGCCGCGCCAAGCGTCGAGGCGCTTGGCGCCAAGCTCGCGCGCCTGAGAGCGCGGCGCGCCGCGCTTGAATTCGCGCGGGCGCTGCGGCGCCTGTCGGAACATTCCTGA
- a CDS encoding phage major capsid protein has product MSTIETKSAGGDILADLNRAFGAFKETNDERLTQLENRLGADVLTEEKLARIDQALDDTKSRLDRLALDMSRPRIGGKHVDDHSGREHKSAFNHYMRSGEASGLKALEAKALSRGSGPDGGYLVPLPTEREVLRRLAKLSPIRAISSVREISGASLRRAFSTTGPAAGWVAEADPRPQTNNQLLADMTFPAMELYAMPAATQALLDDSVVDIEQWIAEEVQTAFAEQEGAAFVSGDGVNKPKGFLSYTTVADASWSWGNIGYVATGAAGAFAATDPSDALVNLVYALRAGFRQNGKFVMGRRAQSLVRQFKTTTGDYIWAPPATADAAASLMNFPVVEAEDMPDPAAGSLSIAFGDFERGYVVVDRVGIRVLRDPYSAKPYVLFYTTKRVGGGVQNFEAIKLLKFAAS; this is encoded by the coding sequence ATGTCAACAATCGAAACCAAATCCGCCGGCGGCGACATTCTCGCCGATCTCAATCGCGCCTTCGGCGCCTTCAAGGAAACGAATGACGAGCGGCTGACGCAGCTCGAAAACCGTCTCGGCGCCGACGTCCTGACCGAAGAGAAGCTCGCGCGCATCGACCAAGCGCTCGACGACACGAAGAGCCGGCTGGATCGGCTGGCGCTCGACATGTCTCGCCCGCGCATCGGCGGCAAGCACGTCGACGATCACAGCGGCCGCGAGCATAAAAGCGCCTTCAATCACTATATGCGCTCCGGCGAAGCGAGCGGCCTCAAGGCGCTCGAAGCCAAGGCGCTGTCGCGCGGCTCCGGTCCCGACGGCGGCTATCTCGTGCCGCTGCCGACCGAGCGCGAAGTGCTGCGCAGACTCGCCAAGCTCTCGCCGATCCGCGCCATCTCCAGCGTGCGCGAAATCTCCGGCGCCTCGCTGCGCCGCGCCTTTTCGACGACCGGACCCGCGGCCGGCTGGGTCGCCGAGGCCGATCCGCGCCCGCAGACCAACAATCAGCTACTCGCCGACATGACCTTCCCGGCGATGGAGCTTTACGCCATGCCGGCGGCGACTCAGGCGCTGCTCGACGATTCCGTCGTCGACATCGAACAATGGATCGCCGAGGAAGTGCAGACCGCCTTCGCCGAACAGGAAGGCGCGGCCTTCGTCAGCGGCGACGGCGTCAATAAGCCGAAGGGCTTTCTCTCGTACACGACCGTCGCCGACGCGAGCTGGAGTTGGGGCAACATCGGCTATGTGGCGACGGGCGCCGCCGGCGCCTTCGCCGCGACCGATCCTTCCGATGCGCTCGTCAATCTCGTCTATGCGCTGCGCGCCGGCTTCCGCCAGAACGGCAAGTTCGTGATGGGCCGGCGCGCGCAGTCGCTCGTGCGCCAGTTCAAGACGACGACCGGCGATTACATCTGGGCGCCGCCCGCGACCGCCGACGCCGCCGCCTCGTTGATGAATTTTCCGGTCGTCGAAGCCGAGGACATGCCCGACCCGGCGGCGGGCTCGCTCTCGATCGCCTTCGGCGATTTCGAGCGCGGCTATGTGGTGGTGGACCGCGTCGGCATTCGCGTGCTGCGCGATCCCTACTCGGCCAAGCCCTATGTCCTCTTCTATACGACGAAGCGGGTCGGCGGCGGCGTGCAGAATTTCGAAGCGATCAAGCTGCTAAAATTCGCCGCGTCGTAA
- a CDS encoding phage head-tail connector protein, which translates to MRPMLIGAPAIEPVSLADAKSWLREDGGDEDELIQALIVAARMTLEAYTRRFFITQSWRLVFDCWPPSVGASATLRIPFAPFQSVTAIRVFDASDAPQTLNAATYRAPPSMEGGRVSFASAPPAPARARDGIEMDVDVGYGALASDAPQPLRQAMLTLVAHWREYRGDSGDDALPKAVAQLAAPYRRERLL; encoded by the coding sequence ATGCGACCGATGCTCATCGGCGCGCCGGCGATCGAGCCCGTCTCGCTCGCCGACGCAAAATCATGGCTGCGCGAAGACGGCGGCGACGAGGACGAGCTGATCCAGGCGCTGATCGTCGCCGCCCGGATGACGCTCGAAGCCTATACGCGGCGCTTCTTCATCACGCAAAGCTGGCGCCTGGTTTTCGACTGCTGGCCGCCTTCGGTTGGCGCGAGCGCAACGCTCCGCATTCCCTTCGCGCCATTTCAATCGGTGACGGCGATTCGCGTGTTCGACGCAAGCGACGCGCCGCAGACGCTCAACGCAGCGACCTATCGCGCGCCGCCGTCGATGGAGGGCGGCCGCGTCAGCTTCGCATCGGCGCCGCCGGCGCCGGCACGCGCGCGCGACGGAATCGAAATGGACGTTGACGTCGGCTATGGCGCGCTCGCGAGCGACGCGCCGCAGCCGCTCCGCCAAGCGATGTTGACGCTCGTCGCGCATTGGCGCGAATATCGCGGCGATAGCGGCGACGACGCTTTGCCCAAAGCGGTCGCGCAGCTCGCGGCGCCGTATAGACGGGAGCGGCTGCTGTGA
- a CDS encoding phage head closure protein: MSGLPIGALRHRVTLEAPVDAPDGAGGFSRSFTPVINLWARIAPSGVREAFVEQRAEQATNHVVTIRWRDDVTKDMRFAYRGRKLRIQSVLDLDERRRYLVCQCEEIS; this comes from the coding sequence GTGAGCGGCCTCCCCATCGGCGCGCTGCGCCATCGCGTGACGCTCGAGGCGCCCGTCGACGCGCCCGACGGCGCCGGCGGCTTTTCGCGCAGCTTTACGCCGGTCATAAATCTTTGGGCGCGCATCGCGCCTTCCGGCGTTCGGGAGGCCTTCGTCGAGCAGCGCGCCGAGCAGGCGACGAACCATGTCGTGACGATCCGCTGGCGCGACGACGTCACGAAGGACATGCGCTTTGCCTATCGCGGTCGCAAGCTTCGCATCCAGTCGGTTCTCGATCTCGACGAGCGCCGACGTTACTTGGTCTGCCAATGCGAAGAGATTTCCTAA
- a CDS encoding DUF3168 domain-containing protein, protein MSASPVVALRKAIRVYLLTDAGFAAAFGQKLYDEAPRGAEPPYALFGETQLRDWSADLSPGAEQLFTISVTSTMRGLSEALELAQRIADLLNEAALNLQDHRLIDLRFLSMETRRDQNGRFARVNLRFRATTEYL, encoded by the coding sequence ATGAGCGCTTCACCCGTCGTCGCGCTGCGCAAGGCGATCCGCGTCTATCTGCTCACGGATGCAGGCTTCGCCGCCGCGTTCGGCCAAAAGCTTTACGACGAGGCGCCACGAGGAGCCGAACCGCCCTATGCGCTTTTTGGCGAAACGCAGCTGCGCGACTGGTCCGCCGATCTCTCGCCGGGCGCGGAGCAGCTCTTTACGATCAGCGTCACGTCGACGATGCGGGGGCTCAGCGAGGCGCTCGAACTCGCGCAGCGCATCGCCGATCTTCTCAATGAAGCGGCGCTCAATCTTCAGGATCATCGGCTGATCGACCTGCGCTTTCTCTCCATGGAAACGCGCCGAGACCAGAACGGCCGCTTCGCGCGGGTCAATCTGCGCTTTCGCGCCACGACCGAATATCTTTAA